The following proteins come from a genomic window of Verrucomicrobiota bacterium:
- a CDS encoding DEAD/DEAH box helicase, with product MSNFQLDYWRLKASEKCKSYQGLDAFIFSLHGKYKRRKSSLKYFLELAKKAQHIAERNESITDKEVVSRLKNLRLHFLKFPATDKAVAEGLAMLVLGAKRALQLSPYPVQLASAASLFHGYLAEMATGEGKTLTVALAATLMGSTGRPCHVITANDYLASRDSQEMEALFRFFGLSVGSVTGHMPANEREKSYAAHITYTTPKEALADFLRDRIALSTPYDPTRRLIRNLAKRQNRHQSVVMRGLHFAIVDEADSVLIDEAVTPLIISQRVRNKDLESASIHAKKLIAPLKRGQDYQVDFKFREISIVSQINDRLFSKASILPAAWRNRERFHDLIRTALIAREFYLKDVHYAINEGKIELIDEFTGRIMEHRTWQQGLHQAVEAKENVEITPPNESIASMSFQRFFRCYPNLSGLSGTAYESKEELWQIYHLAVLKIPTHRPALRKRYPDQIFASQNDKWKAVACEAKKLHQKDRPLLIGTRSVQSSELVAKHLSKMGLQFEILNALRQEDEAQIISKAGQLGRITIATNMAGRGTDIKLGHGVRELGGLHVIATEIHESSRIDRQLIGRSGRQGDPGSARFIVSINDELTLRFLPLSLLKAVGGTLPKPLPSWIIHLFAWAQWMASSMAFKTRKRVLKHDTWLDENLSFSGKSSAV from the coding sequence ATGTCAAATTTCCAGTTAGATTATTGGCGGCTCAAAGCAAGTGAAAAATGCAAAAGCTATCAAGGCCTTGATGCCTTTATTTTTTCACTCCATGGTAAATACAAGCGCCGCAAAAGTTCACTAAAATACTTTTTAGAATTAGCTAAGAAAGCTCAGCATATAGCTGAGCGAAATGAGTCCATTACAGACAAAGAGGTTGTATCCCGTTTAAAAAACCTGCGCCTTCATTTCCTCAAATTCCCTGCCACAGATAAAGCCGTAGCAGAAGGTCTTGCTATGCTAGTTCTCGGAGCAAAGCGAGCACTACAACTAAGTCCTTACCCGGTTCAACTTGCTAGTGCGGCCAGCCTATTCCATGGATATTTAGCTGAAATGGCCACCGGAGAGGGGAAAACACTTACTGTCGCACTAGCTGCTACTCTCATGGGAAGCACAGGTAGACCTTGCCATGTCATTACAGCCAACGATTACTTAGCCTCACGCGACAGTCAAGAGATGGAGGCTTTATTCCGTTTTTTCGGCTTATCGGTTGGATCCGTCACTGGTCACATGCCTGCTAATGAGCGCGAGAAATCCTATGCAGCACATATCACCTACACTACACCAAAAGAAGCTTTAGCTGATTTTTTAAGAGATCGTATAGCCTTAAGTACTCCCTATGACCCCACTCGCCGCCTGATTCGTAATCTGGCAAAAAGACAAAACCGCCATCAAAGTGTAGTCATGCGTGGTTTACATTTTGCCATTGTGGATGAAGCAGATAGCGTCCTCATTGACGAAGCCGTGACACCACTTATTATTTCACAACGCGTCAGGAATAAAGATCTCGAATCAGCCAGTATTCACGCTAAAAAGCTGATTGCACCCCTAAAACGTGGTCAAGACTATCAGGTTGATTTCAAGTTCCGAGAAATCAGTATCGTATCTCAAATTAATGATCGACTCTTTAGCAAAGCTTCGATTCTCCCTGCTGCTTGGCGAAACAGGGAGCGCTTCCACGACCTCATTCGTACCGCTTTAATTGCAAGAGAATTTTATCTAAAAGATGTTCATTATGCCATAAACGAGGGAAAAATAGAACTCATAGATGAATTCACTGGTCGGATTATGGAGCATCGCACGTGGCAACAAGGATTGCACCAAGCGGTGGAAGCTAAAGAAAACGTAGAAATCACACCTCCTAATGAATCTATAGCTTCTATGAGCTTTCAAAGATTTTTTCGTTGTTATCCAAACCTCTCGGGTCTATCTGGAACCGCATATGAATCCAAGGAAGAACTCTGGCAAATCTACCATCTAGCAGTCCTAAAAATTCCTACACACCGCCCTGCATTACGCAAAAGATACCCTGACCAAATTTTTGCCTCTCAGAACGACAAATGGAAAGCTGTTGCTTGCGAGGCAAAAAAATTGCATCAAAAGGATCGCCCCCTCCTAATCGGCACACGGTCTGTTCAAAGCAGCGAGTTGGTGGCCAAACATCTCAGTAAGATGGGGTTACAATTCGAAATCCTCAATGCCCTCCGGCAGGAAGACGAAGCTCAAATTATCTCTAAAGCCGGACAACTTGGCCGGATAACCATTGCCACAAACATGGCTGGACGTGGCACAGATATAAAGCTCGGACACGGAGTGAGAGAATTAGGAGGACTTCACGTCATTGCTACTGAGATCCATGAGTCATCTCGCATTGATAGACAACTCATTGGTAGATCAGGCCGACAAGGAGATCCTGGGAGCGCCCGGTTTATTGTATCTATTAACGACGAATTAACCCTACGGTTTTTACCACTTTCTCTCTTAAAAGCTGTGGGTGGAACCTTACCTAAACCTTTGCCCAGTTGGATTATTCATTTATTCGCATGGGCTCAGTGGATGGCCTCAAGCATGGCTTTTAAGACAAGAAAGCGTGTTCTGAAACATGACACCTGGTTAGACGAAAACCTATCCTTTTCCGGGAAATCTTCTGCGGTCTAG
- a CDS encoding biotin/lipoyl-binding protein has translation MNRSSLFSESWHRIASRSAQLHPSVRVERQSYRGVPWYVLSEPFSNKFFRLSPAGYHFVARLRIERTIEEVWNECLEIYPDETPGQQEVVRLLAQLTQGNLIHSDFPPDVSAMSERRRKAEHKELRSKFLNFLFIKISLCDPTPFINALLPFFRPLLNRWGMILWSIVIFLGAKELFENWDAALDQTEGLLSPGNLFLLYLCGVIAKFWHELGHGLICRVLGGEVRTLGVMLLIFTPIPYVDATTSWGFRSKWNRIYVAAAGMIFEFFLAAIAVIIWANTSDTTMNAMAYNLMVIASITTFLFNINPLLRFDGYYILSDLIEIPNMSQRSNQQLKYLLEKFIFKCRHMLPAAQSNSESIWLAIYGISAGLYRIFLLTSIALIVADQFFGLGIVLAAITSFIWLAMPLYKFFYYLFTDPGLDATRNRALTIVFSILVGTITLLAIIPFPLHARAHGVVEADKFLRLFAPTSGRLEQVYTRPGTKVEAGDKLMVFSDLALDWKIEQAQAEIRASRATLQNLAFKENVRIKPVQLKLESARKNLKFYLEEKERLNITAPYDGVWAAPELDQQIGAWFHKGTPIGVFLKPTSYRFVAIVEQPQAADVFFQSIRGASVRLIGQAGKEIEVLNMIRIPGEQKALPSPALGWGGGGEIEVSQEDPQGVTSKEPFFMIYAELENQENVYFVQHRRGQIRFHIGYEPLLKQGWRLIRQVLQDRLKL, from the coding sequence ATGAATCGGAGTTCATTATTCAGTGAGTCTTGGCACCGTATTGCTAGTCGTAGTGCGCAGCTACATCCCAGTGTTCGAGTTGAACGTCAAAGCTATAGAGGAGTGCCTTGGTATGTTTTAAGCGAACCATTTAGCAATAAATTCTTCCGTCTTTCTCCTGCTGGCTACCATTTTGTAGCTAGACTACGAATCGAACGAACAATCGAAGAAGTCTGGAATGAATGTTTAGAAATTTATCCTGATGAAACGCCCGGACAGCAAGAAGTCGTCCGACTTCTTGCCCAATTGACACAGGGTAACCTCATTCACTCCGACTTTCCTCCTGATGTCTCAGCTATGTCAGAAAGACGCCGTAAAGCAGAACATAAGGAGTTACGAAGCAAATTTCTTAATTTCCTCTTTATTAAAATTTCTCTTTGTGACCCTACTCCATTTATTAATGCACTGCTTCCCTTTTTCAGGCCTCTCTTAAATCGTTGGGGAATGATCCTTTGGTCCATTGTTATTTTTCTAGGAGCTAAAGAACTCTTTGAAAACTGGGACGCTGCGCTTGATCAAACAGAGGGCCTTCTATCTCCTGGAAACCTTTTCCTGCTCTATCTCTGTGGTGTGATTGCAAAGTTTTGGCATGAACTCGGTCATGGTTTGATATGCCGGGTCTTAGGAGGAGAAGTGCGCACGTTAGGTGTCATGTTACTAATCTTCACACCCATTCCCTATGTCGACGCTACAACAAGTTGGGGCTTTCGCAGTAAATGGAATCGCATTTACGTCGCAGCCGCCGGAATGATCTTTGAATTCTTCCTCGCAGCTATTGCTGTCATCATTTGGGCCAATACCTCGGATACCACTATGAATGCCATGGCCTATAATTTGATGGTCATCGCATCCATCACTACCTTTTTATTTAACATAAATCCTCTTTTGCGTTTTGATGGCTATTACATTCTCTCAGACCTTATCGAAATCCCTAATATGTCTCAACGCTCCAACCAGCAATTGAAATACCTTTTGGAAAAATTTATCTTTAAATGCCGTCACATGCTCCCTGCTGCACAATCTAACTCGGAAAGCATTTGGTTGGCTATCTATGGAATAAGTGCAGGCCTTTATCGTATTTTTCTATTAACGAGTATTGCTCTCATCGTGGCTGACCAATTCTTTGGGCTAGGTATTGTCTTAGCAGCTATCACTTCATTTATTTGGTTAGCTATGCCTTTGTACAAATTTTTTTACTATCTGTTTACAGACCCGGGCTTAGACGCTACTAGAAACCGAGCCCTGACCATCGTTTTTTCAATTCTCGTAGGCACGATCACCCTATTGGCCATTATACCCTTTCCACTGCATGCCAGAGCACACGGGGTGGTAGAAGCTGATAAATTCCTTCGGCTATTTGCGCCTACCTCTGGTCGCTTAGAGCAAGTTTATACGCGTCCAGGCACCAAAGTAGAGGCAGGTGATAAGCTCATGGTGTTTAGCGACTTAGCACTAGACTGGAAAATTGAACAAGCTCAGGCCGAGATACGCGCATCTAGGGCTACCTTGCAAAATCTAGCCTTTAAAGAAAATGTTCGCATCAAACCCGTCCAGCTTAAACTGGAAAGCGCACGGAAAAATCTAAAATTCTATCTGGAGGAAAAAGAACGCCTCAATATAACAGCTCCCTATGACGGAGTTTGGGCCGCCCCTGAATTAGACCAGCAAATCGGCGCCTGGTTTCACAAGGGCACCCCAATCGGAGTCTTCCTCAAACCTACTAGCTATCGCTTTGTTGCTATCGTAGAGCAACCACAAGCTGCGGATGTTTTCTTTCAATCGATACGCGGTGCTTCAGTCCGACTGATAGGTCAAGCTGGTAAAGAAATTGAAGTGCTCAATATGATTCGAATTCCCGGAGAGCAGAAAGCATTGCCTTCACCCGCTCTAGGTTGGGGTGGTGGTGGTGAAATCGAAGTTTCACAAGAAGATCCTCAGGGGGTTACAAGCAAAGAGCCTTTCTTTATGATTTATGCAGAGCTTGAGAATCAAGAAAATGTTTATTTTGTCCAACACCGTAGAGGACAAATTCGCTTTCATATTGGTTACGAACCATTACTCAAACAAGGCTGGAGATTGATCAGGCAAGTTCTTCAAGACAGACTCAAGTTGTAA
- a CDS encoding efflux RND transporter periplasmic adaptor subunit — protein MSESIESETTSSLPSKTHNQMPEGPLWITLDLISLLNQSSRYDHAALSLCNELVFHFRCTRVSIGRLQDDEMRLKATSHSNKIEKRTEIAQELERVMLEASDQDENVVWPTKDNELTITREHQNFHQKFGATNMLSMPLRINSQVIGTLTLQRENAQFKETEVEALRLICDLVTPRLEELHKYARGWWFLGENKTRSWLATVLGPEHTWWKFGGLLVTIVLLFLCLYPWPYKVSGEFILKTDALINLPAPFQGYIKEVHVIPGKEVKKEEPLIALDTRELKLQESEVMATMQRYRSEAQVALGQSSLGDMHIATAKAAQSESELKQTRYKLSRSKIVSPFDGVIVEGALTEQIGAPVEKGDVLMKIARLEDLYTQAMIPEEDIQEVLVKADGAIAFKSRPEIKYPITVRLIEPSAVARDKKNVFYVRCSIECPPDEWWRPGMTGIVKINAGTKPPLYMMTHRLIDFLRLKLWL, from the coding sequence ATGTCAGAAAGTATAGAGTCTGAAACAACATCCTCATTGCCCTCTAAGACGCATAATCAAATGCCAGAAGGACCTCTATGGATCACCCTGGACCTGATCTCGTTACTCAACCAAAGTAGTCGGTACGATCACGCAGCACTCTCTCTTTGCAATGAATTGGTTTTTCACTTTCGTTGTACACGTGTTTCTATTGGCCGCTTGCAAGACGATGAAATGAGACTTAAAGCAACAAGTCACTCAAATAAAATCGAAAAAAGAACTGAGATCGCACAAGAACTCGAACGGGTAATGCTGGAAGCATCCGATCAAGATGAAAATGTTGTTTGGCCCACTAAAGACAACGAACTCACCATCACTCGAGAACATCAAAACTTTCATCAAAAATTTGGTGCAACAAATATGCTGTCAATGCCGTTGAGAATAAATTCCCAAGTCATTGGTACACTCACTTTGCAAAGAGAAAACGCGCAGTTTAAAGAAACAGAAGTAGAAGCACTTCGGTTAATTTGTGACCTAGTTACACCAAGGCTCGAAGAACTTCATAAATACGCTAGAGGTTGGTGGTTTCTCGGAGAGAACAAAACACGCAGCTGGTTGGCTACCGTTCTTGGACCAGAACACACATGGTGGAAATTTGGGGGCCTACTCGTTACAATCGTGCTTCTTTTTTTATGCCTATACCCATGGCCTTACAAAGTCAGTGGAGAGTTTATTTTAAAAACGGATGCCCTCATCAACCTACCCGCTCCTTTCCAAGGCTACATCAAAGAAGTCCATGTCATTCCCGGTAAGGAAGTAAAAAAGGAGGAACCACTCATTGCCCTAGATACTCGCGAACTTAAACTCCAAGAAAGTGAAGTCATGGCTACTATGCAACGCTACCGAAGCGAAGCCCAAGTCGCACTTGGTCAAAGTAGTCTTGGTGACATGCATATAGCCACAGCTAAAGCAGCTCAGTCTGAATCAGAACTCAAACAAACCCGCTATAAATTAAGCCGTTCAAAAATCGTGAGCCCATTTGACGGTGTCATCGTCGAAGGAGCTCTTACTGAACAAATTGGTGCTCCAGTTGAAAAGGGTGATGTCCTTATGAAAATCGCCCGTTTAGAAGACCTTTATACTCAAGCAATGATCCCAGAGGAGGATATTCAAGAAGTCCTAGTCAAAGCTGATGGAGCTATTGCTTTTAAGAGCCGCCCGGAAATCAAGTACCCCATCACCGTGAGACTCATCGAGCCCAGTGCAGTTGCTCGCGACAAAAAAAATGTCTTTTATGTTCGCTGCAGCATCGAATGTCCACCGGATGAATGGTGGCGCCCAGGCATGACAGGTATTGTCAAAATCAATGCTGGCACCAAGCCTCCCCTTTACATGATGACCCATCGCCTTATTGATTTCTTAAGATTAAAATTGTGGCTTTAG
- a CDS encoding SUMF1/EgtB/PvdO family nonheme iron enzyme, whose translation MRWNLIWLISFFGVVETQAQKSDFKNSLGMLFVTVPNTEVYFSVYETSVKDYQVFVKETKRTVKKPSFKQNGNHAAVNVSWEDAKAFCYWLTAKERKEKIISAKQYYRLPNDKEWSLASGIKGAADEFSFEDNLDFEYPWGKEWPPPPDAGNYSPDLFVDNYSHTSPVGSFKPNKLGIYDLGGNVWEWCEDIFNQSPDYRILRGASWRMRLPNDLLLTNKIGNRPDLRLSVYGFRIVLTKDKKEEDALQ comes from the coding sequence ATGCGATGGAATTTGATATGGTTGATCAGCTTCTTTGGGGTAGTGGAGACACAAGCGCAGAAGTCAGATTTTAAAAATAGCTTAGGTATGTTGTTTGTGACAGTTCCGAACACAGAAGTTTATTTCTCTGTCTATGAAACAAGCGTAAAAGATTATCAGGTTTTTGTAAAAGAAACGAAGCGCACAGTTAAAAAGCCTTCTTTTAAGCAGAATGGGAATCATGCAGCAGTCAATGTCAGCTGGGAGGATGCGAAAGCTTTCTGTTACTGGCTAACGGCAAAGGAGAGAAAAGAGAAAATTATCTCAGCTAAACAGTATTATCGATTACCCAACGATAAGGAATGGAGCTTAGCTTCTGGGATTAAGGGTGCAGCAGATGAATTCTCTTTCGAAGATAATTTAGATTTTGAATATCCTTGGGGAAAAGAATGGCCACCGCCCCCAGATGCTGGAAATTACAGCCCTGATTTGTTTGTAGATAACTACTCCCATACCTCTCCGGTAGGCAGTTTTAAGCCTAACAAACTTGGTATTTATGATCTTGGAGGCAATGTTTGGGAGTGGTGTGAAGATATTTTTAATCAATCTCCAGATTATCGAATTCTTCGAGGGGCCTCCTGGCGTATGCGTTTGCCAAATGACCTTCTCTTGACCAATAAAATCGGTAACCGTCCGGACCTTAGGCTTTCCGTGTATGGCTTCCGAATTGTTTTGACGAAAGATAAAAAAGAAGAAGACGCACTTCAGTAG